The genomic segment GACCGCCATTGTGGAAGGGCTGGCACTCAGGATCGCCAATGGGGACGTGCCAGACAGTTTAAGCCAGAAGCGCATCATGGCGCTGGACATGGGGGCTTTGGTGGCCGGGGCGAAATATCGCGGTGAATTTGAGGAACGGCTCAAGGCGGTATTGCAGGAAGTGCAGGCGGCCGAAGGGGAAATTGTGTTGTTTATTGACGAGATGCACACCCTGGTGGGCGCCGGCGCATCCGAAGGGTCGATGGATGCGTCCAACCTCCTGAAACCGGCCCTGGCACGGGGCGAGCTGCACTGTATCGGTGCCACCACGCTCAATGAGTATCGCAAATATGTGGAAAAGGATGCGGCGCTGGAGCGGCGGTTCCAGCCGGTCATGGTCGGCGAACCCACGGTGGAGGACACCATTTCCATCCTGCGCGGACTGAAGGAGAAATACGAACTCCATCATGGTATTCGTATTACTGACAGCGCCATCGTGGCGGCCGCCACCCTCTCTAACCGTTATATCAATGACCGGTTCCTGCCGGACAAGGCCATTGACCTGGTGGATGAGGCCGCCTCCAAAATCAAGATGGAGGTGGACAGCAAACCTGCTGAGCTGGACGAACTGGACCGGCGCATCATCCAGCTGAAAATCGAACGCGAGGCGCTCAAGAAAGAAAAGGATGACGCCTCCCGCGAACGACTCGCCAAGCTGGAAAAAGAGCTTGGGGAACTGGAGCAGCAGTCTGCGGAACTGACCGCCCAGTGGCAGCGGGAAAAAGACCGCCTGGCCGGCGACCAGCAGCTTAAAGAACAGCTGGATCAGGCCCGCATCGAACTGGAGCGGGCCCAGCGGCAAGGTGACCTCGCCCGGGCCGGGGAGCTGCAATATGGCACCATCCCGGAACTGGAAAAACGTCTCAAGGAAGCTGAAACGGCGGGTGAGGCGAAGAATCACCTTCTGAAAGAGGAGGTGAGCGAGGAAGACATTGCTGCAGTGGTCAGCCGCTGGACCGGTATCCCGGTGGACAAGATGCTCGAAAGCGAGCGGGAAAAACTGGTGAAAATGGAAGAGTGGCTCGGTCAGCGTGTGGTCGGTCAGGAAGAAGCGGTGAAAGCCGTGTCCGCCGCCGTGCGCCGGGCGCGGGCGGGGCTTCAGGACGAGGCCCGGCCGATTGGCTCGTTCCTGTTCCTGGGGCCCACCGGGGTGGGCAAGACCGAACTCACCAAGGCGCTGGCCGAATTCCTGTTTGATGATGATCAGGCCATGGTGCGCATCGACATGTCCGAATTTATGGAAAAGCATGCGGTCGCCCGGCTGATCGGGGCGCCCCCGGGTTATGTGGGTTATGAAGAAGGCGGGGTGTTGACCGAAGCGGTGCGCCGCCGCCCCTATCAGGTGATTCTGTTTGATGAGGTGGAAAAGGCCCATCCCGATGTGTTCAACGTGCTCTTGCAGGTGCTGGACGACGGCCGCCTTACGGACGGACAGGGCCGCACGGTGGATTTCAAGAACACCCTGATTATTCTGACCTCCAACCTTGGCAGCCATATCCTGGCCGAGCAGCCCGAAGGCACCGATATGGAAACGGTGCGGGCCCAGGTGATGGAGGTGGTGCGCGGGGCGTTCCGGCCGGAATTCCTCAACCGCCTGGATGAAATCATCCTGTTCCACAGGCTCAGTCGTGAACATATGAAGGGCATTGTGGAGATCCAGCTGAAACGGCTCCTGAAGCGGCTTGAGGATCGCAAGATCACACTGGAGCTGGATGTAAGCGCCAAGGACTGGCTCGCGCACGCGGGGTATGACCCGGTCTACGGGGCGCGGCCCCTGAAACGGGTGATCCAGCGTAACTTGCAGGATGAGCTGGCCAACAGGATCCTCGACGGCACCATTCGTGACGGTGCAGTGGTGAAAGTCACCGCCGGCGCGCACGGCCTCGAGTTCAAGGTGTAAGAGGAGAGCTTACAGTCTCAAGTGAAGTTTGATGAAGTGAAATTGTCAATGTCGCCGGCCCTATATTTTTGGGGCCGGCGCGACTGTTTACGGCGCGATGGCGGTTGGTCCCTCCGCCGTCCTTGCTTTTTTCCTTCGCTATTGCCGCTTCTCTTCCGTCCTTGCTGCCCCTTCCTTCGTCATTGCCGCGCAGGCGGCAATCCAGCTCATAAATAAAATGTTCCGCCGGTTTTTGGGAGGGGCTTTTTTAATGAACACTGGGCTCCCGTCTGTGCGGGGGCGACGGAAGGGGATTTCGGGAGGTTGTGATGACATTGTGCTCTTTGTGTCATGGCGAACAATAACGAAGCCATCCATGCTGCTGTCCCGTCACACCCGTTGACGCGGGTTCACGATGACGTTCCCCAACGCCGTCATCGTGAGCGTAGCGACGCGATCGACAGCCCCCCTGTCATCTACCGTTCCCCGTCACCTGATGGGGCTGGGAGGGCATCTTTAGAGTGAATTGAACCACCCTATTCACAATTCACTCTGACATATCGCGCCTATTCCGTGGCCTGGTGACGGGCGGTTTCAGCGGTTTGCTTGGGCGGCATGGTCTCGGCCCGGGCCAGCAGGATATGGGTTTTCTGGAACAGCAGCTCCTGGTTGATGTCGGCCATGGCGGTCTGGAACGCTTGCAGGTCCTGCCCTTTCAGTTTCTTGCCGGTGGGGATCTTCAGCGCCAGCGGATTGACCTGTCGGCCGTCTTTCAGCACCTCGTAATGCAGATGCGGGCCCGTCACCCGGCCAGTGGCGCCCACATACCCGATGATCTGGCCTTGCTTGACCCGGCGGCCCTCCTTGATTCCCTTGCCATAGCGGCTGAGATGGGCATAGGCGGTTTTATACCCGTTTAAATGACGGATGCGCACATAATTGCCGTAACTGCCATAGCGGCGGGATTTTTCAATCACTCCGTCACCGGCGGCCATTATTGGGGTGCCGGTGGGGGCGCCGAAATCCAGGCCCTTGTGCATGCGGGTATATCCGAGCACCGGATGTTTGCGTTTGCCATAACGGCTGGTGAGTCGCGCGCCTTCAATCGGGGTTTTCATCAGCGCCTTGCGCGCGCTTTGCCCGGTTTCATGATAATAATCGGCGGTCTTTTCGCCGGGCGCCTGGTAACGATACAGGGTGATGGGTTTGCCGCTCAGGGTGAGTCGGGCATAAAGAATGTCGCCTTCCTGAACCCGGCGG from the Luteithermobacter gelatinilyticus genome contains:
- the clpB gene encoding ATP-dependent chaperone ClpB, whose amino-acid sequence is MDFEKYTDRARGFIQSAQNLALREGHQRFTPEHILKVLLEDREGLCANLMTAAGADPKAALGAVEQAVAAFPKVEGSGAGQLYLDPATARLFESAQEVAKKAGDDYVTVERLLLALTLASGTKAAEILKQAGLTPQKLNAAINEIRKGRTASSPSAEEGYDALRKYAQDLTEAARKGKLDPVIGRDEEIRRTIQVLSRRTKNNPVLIGEPGVGKTAIVEGLALRIANGDVPDSLSQKRIMALDMGALVAGAKYRGEFEERLKAVLQEVQAAEGEIVLFIDEMHTLVGAGASEGSMDASNLLKPALARGELHCIGATTLNEYRKYVEKDAALERRFQPVMVGEPTVEDTISILRGLKEKYELHHGIRITDSAIVAAATLSNRYINDRFLPDKAIDLVDEAASKIKMEVDSKPAELDELDRRIIQLKIEREALKKEKDDASRERLAKLEKELGELEQQSAELTAQWQREKDRLAGDQQLKEQLDQARIELERAQRQGDLARAGELQYGTIPELEKRLKEAETAGEAKNHLLKEEVSEEDIAAVVSRWTGIPVDKMLESEREKLVKMEEWLGQRVVGQEEAVKAVSAAVRRARAGLQDEARPIGSFLFLGPTGVGKTELTKALAEFLFDDDQAMVRIDMSEFMEKHAVARLIGAPPGYVGYEEGGVLTEAVRRRPYQVILFDEVEKAHPDVFNVLLQVLDDGRLTDGQGRTVDFKNTLIILTSNLGSHILAEQPEGTDMETVRAQVMEVVRGAFRPEFLNRLDEIILFHRLSREHMKGIVEIQLKRLLKRLEDRKITLELDVSAKDWLAHAGYDPVYGARPLKRVIQRNLQDELANRILDGTIRDGAVVKVTAGAHGLEFKV